A genomic segment from Polyangium mundeleinium encodes:
- a CDS encoding DUF6519 domain-containing protein, whose translation MGSDIARRTYDEGRQYRRVIAQQGRAVIEADLNEAQEITTEELRKEALDFVGPAGTPDDGYKLSIQAPEEGAPQDVHIGPGTMYVGGMRVFLPSPGAFYSKQLDWLDNAPPPSSAYSQVSLLLIEREVSAVEDRRLREVALGGPDTAQRTRLQQRFFRFNIPFAPTCESAFDHMLEQFEELGGVHFDPKTMRIGSKATLAATFVPPSPLPDECSPTAQAGYLGAENQLIRVKVCSPNQILWGYDNASSLYRVTKVTIDTATDTSVLTLASSPVDAQHQPRIDQWVEVLVASADLGDDNYIAALDGVTAQVKAQYNPVDKTIKIGVALPDGYPEAITTSALFVRVWEEQLDFTPDEATPIGDTGLQVTLSAPEDFFVKGDYWMIALRPAAPTKLFPERYTEGPQPPDGPRQWICPLGVVRLTDGGLVIVEDCRQHFDNLVELTRRRGGCCTVTVKPEDVDGGAGLQELIDGFIPTLDSGVAVRICLLPGVYILNAPLRLGSDHAGLTIEGCIKNSAVLRANTSFQHDFVDGLVVLVDTSSVTLRGLSFILQRVHFEGAGASFGYFTPSSLYTMSEEEIDLRTLLVAVGVRLVSSNGVESKDITIRDCVFQYNEIYVASEDFAFAAGLFIAGNVRGLEVQDNQFVVEAPPAGAFRKYYYGCLHAPATTIVDYTPYSTGPVRAAAWSLPARLDDAVVRGNAFKGLTAAAAVFHGDNRRIRVEANRVDACGSGVLLLSTDAWLVSDSALSARIENIGSHIDGASAATAIERLQTLRLDPALGEGGAIARAYPLPSGANAPDDMEVTGPLPFTSLRELLVYVEEVTLEEVTQGRLILHVSGNEIESNSNSGAALLVWAPPPEPREPPEPPEPAGEVIIGMNRMTCDSRSGAVAMLYQVGRATVQGNIMRNDTTAGSGLSLVMLPESEAQRRAAITGNVFRGASVLPTRETFAGTYFPWQFFNHEEVALPV comes from the coding sequence ATGGGCAGCGACATCGCACGACGAACGTATGACGAGGGCAGGCAGTACCGAAGGGTGATCGCGCAGCAGGGCCGCGCCGTCATCGAGGCAGACCTCAACGAGGCGCAGGAAATCACGACCGAGGAGCTCCGGAAGGAGGCGCTCGATTTCGTGGGCCCGGCCGGGACCCCCGATGACGGCTACAAGCTGAGCATCCAGGCGCCCGAGGAAGGCGCGCCGCAGGACGTTCATATCGGACCCGGGACGATGTATGTCGGCGGAATGCGCGTGTTCCTGCCGTCGCCGGGTGCCTTTTATTCGAAGCAGCTCGATTGGCTCGACAATGCGCCTCCGCCTAGCAGTGCCTACTCGCAGGTCAGCCTCCTCCTCATCGAGCGGGAGGTCAGCGCCGTCGAGGATCGACGCCTGCGCGAGGTGGCGCTCGGCGGCCCGGACACCGCGCAACGCACGCGCCTCCAGCAGCGCTTCTTCCGGTTCAATATCCCGTTCGCACCGACCTGCGAGAGCGCGTTCGACCACATGCTGGAGCAGTTCGAGGAGCTGGGAGGTGTCCATTTCGACCCGAAAACCATGCGCATCGGGTCGAAGGCCACGCTCGCCGCGACGTTCGTACCACCGTCCCCGCTGCCCGACGAGTGCTCGCCCACCGCCCAGGCCGGCTATCTGGGCGCGGAAAACCAGCTCATCCGCGTGAAGGTGTGCAGCCCAAACCAGATCCTCTGGGGCTACGACAATGCATCCTCCCTCTACCGTGTCACCAAGGTGACGATCGACACGGCGACGGACACCAGTGTGCTCACGCTCGCGTCGAGCCCCGTGGATGCACAGCACCAGCCGCGCATCGATCAATGGGTGGAAGTGCTGGTCGCGAGCGCGGACCTCGGCGACGACAACTACATTGCCGCCCTGGATGGCGTCACCGCGCAGGTCAAGGCGCAATACAACCCCGTCGACAAGACGATCAAGATCGGCGTGGCGCTCCCTGACGGATATCCGGAGGCCATTACGACGAGCGCGCTCTTCGTGAGGGTATGGGAGGAGCAGCTCGACTTCACGCCGGACGAGGCCACGCCGATCGGGGATACGGGTCTCCAGGTGACGCTGAGCGCACCGGAGGACTTCTTCGTGAAGGGCGACTACTGGATGATCGCGCTGCGGCCCGCCGCGCCGACCAAGCTCTTCCCGGAGCGCTACACCGAGGGTCCGCAGCCGCCGGATGGACCGCGGCAGTGGATATGTCCTCTCGGCGTGGTACGCCTGACCGACGGCGGTCTCGTCATCGTCGAGGATTGCCGCCAGCATTTCGATAATCTGGTCGAGCTGACGCGCCGGCGAGGGGGCTGCTGCACGGTGACGGTGAAGCCCGAGGACGTGGATGGCGGCGCAGGGCTCCAGGAGCTCATTGATGGCTTCATCCCGACGTTGGATAGTGGCGTCGCAGTGCGCATCTGTCTGCTACCCGGCGTGTACATTCTCAATGCCCCATTGCGGCTCGGGTCGGACCATGCAGGGCTGACGATCGAGGGCTGCATCAAGAACAGCGCGGTCCTCCGGGCGAACACGTCGTTCCAACATGACTTCGTCGACGGGCTCGTCGTGCTCGTCGACACTTCGTCCGTGACCTTGCGCGGCCTGAGCTTCATTCTGCAGCGCGTGCATTTCGAGGGGGCGGGTGCGTCTTTCGGCTACTTCACTCCGTCGTCCCTCTACACGATGTCGGAGGAGGAGATCGACCTGCGCACGCTCCTGGTGGCCGTCGGCGTACGGCTGGTCAGCTCGAACGGCGTCGAAAGCAAGGACATCACCATCCGCGACTGCGTGTTCCAGTACAATGAAATCTACGTGGCGTCGGAAGACTTCGCCTTCGCCGCGGGCCTCTTCATCGCGGGCAACGTGCGAGGGCTCGAGGTGCAAGACAACCAGTTCGTCGTGGAGGCTCCTCCCGCCGGCGCATTCAGGAAATACTACTATGGTTGCCTGCACGCTCCGGCGACCACGATCGTGGATTATACTCCCTACTCTACGGGTCCGGTGAGAGCCGCCGCATGGTCGCTCCCGGCTCGCCTCGACGATGCGGTGGTTCGTGGAAACGCTTTCAAAGGCCTCACGGCGGCCGCAGCCGTGTTCCACGGCGACAACCGCAGGATCCGCGTGGAGGCGAATCGTGTCGACGCGTGCGGCTCGGGTGTGCTCCTGCTGTCGACGGACGCATGGCTCGTCTCGGACTCCGCTCTCAGCGCGAGGATAGAGAACATCGGTTCCCACATCGATGGAGCGTCGGCCGCAACGGCCATCGAAAGGCTGCAGACCCTACGCCTGGACCCAGCCCTCGGCGAGGGCGGAGCGATCGCGCGAGCCTACCCCCTCCCGAGCGGCGCCAACGCGCCCGACGACATGGAGGTCACGGGGCCGCTGCCGTTCACATCGCTGCGGGAACTGCTGGTTTACGTCGAGGAAGTCACTTTGGAGGAGGTGACGCAGGGAAGGCTCATCCTCCATGTCAGCGGGAACGAAATCGAGTCGAACTCGAATTCGGGCGCGGCATTGCTCGTATGGGCCCCGCCCCCCGAGCCTCGGGAGCCTCCCGAGCCTCCCGAGCCCGCCGGCGAGGTGATCATCGGCATGAATCGCATGACGTGCGACAGCCGATCGGGGGCAGTCGCGATGCTCTACCAGGTGGGGCGCGCCACGGTCCAGGGGAACATCATGCGCAACGATACCACGGCCGGCTCGGGCCTCAGCCTCGTGATGTTGCCGGAATCGGAGGCACAGAGGCGCGCCGCCATCACGGGCAATGTGTTCCGAGGGGCGTCGGTGTTGCCCACACGCGAGACGTTCGCGGGAACGTACTTCCCTTGGCAATTCTTCAACCATGAAGAAGTCGCGCTGCCGGTATGA
- a CDS encoding eCIS core domain-containing protein, with product MPPVVDDMLRSDGGQPLDAATRSFFEPRFKSNFEGVRIHADARAAQSARRIGAVAYTHGEHVVLDTGACGPHGPGRWSVLAHELTHVIQQRGPKRDEPASGAHEREAEQVSRSLLSGRPIERPNVRTGPTLARQEAPPPGMPIEEWPAWYKEQAKEKKEVEEIEQLKRDYPWLTWPVPSTAEAIKEPELDLYPNGVIFDGLRLFLRREGKTLVSTAAYSGHANISDETVKNAGPIPDGAYTLSPTIVMPTIRAYQNGGVQGALGIDKGFQRIEEPKVQGVWGSKRIAIEGVKYFKGKAPRAGFFIHGGTTGNTTSGCIKVQSEAFWTELLKFGGPVPLIVKKVNRPAAP from the coding sequence ATGCCTCCTGTCGTCGACGACATGCTTCGTTCCGACGGCGGCCAGCCTCTCGACGCAGCGACACGCTCCTTTTTCGAGCCAAGGTTCAAGAGCAATTTTGAAGGTGTGCGTATCCATGCCGATGCGCGGGCAGCCCAGTCTGCCCGTCGTATCGGCGCCGTCGCATATACCCACGGCGAGCACGTCGTGCTCGATACGGGCGCCTGCGGGCCGCACGGCCCGGGACGCTGGTCCGTTCTCGCCCACGAGCTCACGCACGTCATCCAGCAGCGCGGCCCCAAGAGGGACGAGCCGGCCTCAGGGGCGCACGAGCGCGAAGCAGAACAAGTCTCGAGGAGCCTCCTGTCCGGCAGGCCCATCGAGCGTCCGAACGTGCGGACGGGTCCGACGCTCGCGCGGCAGGAAGCCCCTCCTCCCGGTATGCCCATCGAAGAATGGCCAGCTTGGTACAAGGAGCAGGCGAAGGAGAAGAAAGAGGTGGAGGAGATCGAGCAGTTGAAGCGCGACTATCCATGGCTCACATGGCCCGTCCCGAGCACCGCCGAGGCGATCAAGGAGCCCGAGCTCGACCTCTATCCAAACGGCGTGATATTCGATGGATTGCGTCTCTTCCTGCGTCGCGAAGGAAAGACCCTGGTCTCGACGGCGGCCTACTCCGGCCATGCAAATATCAGTGATGAAACAGTCAAGAATGCAGGTCCGATTCCCGATGGAGCCTATACGCTGAGCCCCACCATCGTGATGCCGACGATCCGCGCCTACCAAAATGGCGGCGTGCAGGGTGCGTTGGGCATCGACAAGGGCTTCCAGCGCATCGAGGAACCCAAAGTGCAGGGGGTGTGGGGAAGCAAGCGGATTGCCATCGAGGGCGTCAAGTATTTCAAGGGCAAAGCGCCCCGGGCAGGCTTCTTCATCCATGGTGGCACGACCGGCAACACCACGAGCGGATGTATCAAGGTCCAGAGCGAGGCGTTCTGGACCGAGCTTCTCAAGTTCGGAGGCCCGGTCCCGCTGATCGTCAAGAAGGTGAACAGACCCGCCGCGCCTTGA
- a CDS encoding ATP-binding protein, with protein MASVAVVRERLRLFAERAGAPSTPAADGGSLDLLERAREQARNELSTPAAIERIAAAFELSSFERDILLLCVGVELDPGLAGYCALLQGDRSRARPTFEVALSALPDAHWSALTPERPLRRYRLIEIMAGPTLTTSPLGVSERILHSLVGIDQLDERLGLLLAPELGPRALAPTHRALAADIVQLWSRDAPSSWPVVALSGEERSGKLGVATSAAAAQGLTLHVLHAADLPSSHAERDELLRLWEREARLSPSALFLDCEEMEAPGALRIALSFADRCWGAVFLASRFPARLERRAVTSFEVSKLGATEQRLVWREALGPAAEVLEGHLDTLVASFNLGAGSIQTLGHQVSAHFESEGAEGLAVRLWESCRARARPRLDDLAQRIPSTAGWDDLVLAHDELDTLRTLAAQARQRYRVYESWGFGEKSARGLGIGVLFAGVSGTGKTMAAEILSRELGLDLVRVDLSQVVSKYIGETEKNLSRIFDAAGEGGALLLFDEADALFGKRSEVKDSHDRYANIEVSYLLQRMEAYQGLAILTTNMKNALDTAFLRRLRFVVTFPFPDAQQRAEIWRRVFPRKTPTEGLDWQKLARLSVTGGNIRNIAVNAAFLAADAGDPVRMEHLRRAASAECLKLEKPALVAEIAGWA; from the coding sequence ATGGCATCGGTGGCGGTCGTCCGCGAGAGGCTCAGGCTCTTCGCCGAGCGCGCGGGCGCGCCGAGCACGCCTGCGGCGGACGGCGGATCGCTCGATTTGCTCGAACGCGCGCGTGAACAGGCCCGGAACGAGCTCTCGACGCCGGCGGCGATCGAGCGAATCGCGGCAGCGTTCGAGCTCTCCTCGTTCGAGCGCGACATCCTCTTGCTTTGCGTCGGCGTCGAGCTCGATCCCGGGCTCGCGGGGTATTGTGCGCTGCTCCAGGGCGATCGCAGCCGCGCCCGCCCCACCTTCGAGGTCGCGTTGTCCGCGCTCCCCGATGCGCACTGGAGCGCGCTCACCCCGGAGCGACCCCTCCGCAGGTATCGGCTCATCGAGATCATGGCCGGCCCGACCCTGACGACGAGTCCTCTTGGCGTCAGCGAGCGAATCCTGCATTCGCTCGTGGGCATCGATCAGCTCGACGAGCGCCTCGGGCTGCTGCTCGCGCCGGAGCTCGGTCCCCGAGCGCTTGCGCCGACCCATCGCGCGCTCGCAGCCGATATCGTGCAGCTCTGGTCGAGAGACGCGCCTTCGTCATGGCCTGTGGTGGCGCTTTCCGGGGAGGAGAGGTCTGGAAAGCTCGGCGTCGCGACCAGCGCAGCCGCCGCGCAGGGGCTCACCCTCCATGTCCTCCACGCGGCGGATTTGCCGTCGTCGCATGCCGAGCGGGACGAGCTCCTGCGTCTATGGGAGCGCGAGGCCCGCCTCTCGCCCAGCGCGCTTTTCCTCGATTGTGAGGAGATGGAGGCGCCGGGCGCCCTTCGGATCGCGCTCTCCTTCGCGGATCGATGCTGGGGGGCTGTTTTTCTCGCGAGCCGATTCCCTGCTCGGCTGGAGCGTCGCGCGGTCACCTCGTTCGAGGTGAGCAAGCTCGGCGCGACGGAGCAGCGGCTCGTCTGGCGCGAAGCGCTTGGCCCTGCTGCGGAAGTGCTCGAGGGCCATCTCGACACCTTGGTCGCGAGCTTCAACCTCGGCGCGGGCAGCATCCAGACGCTCGGGCACCAGGTATCCGCGCATTTCGAAAGCGAGGGCGCCGAAGGCTTGGCGGTGCGGCTATGGGAATCGTGTCGGGCGCGCGCACGCCCGCGCCTCGACGATCTCGCGCAACGCATCCCGTCCACCGCAGGATGGGACGACCTCGTGCTCGCGCACGACGAGCTCGATACGCTCCGCACCCTCGCGGCGCAGGCCCGTCAGCGTTATCGGGTCTACGAGAGCTGGGGGTTCGGTGAAAAGAGCGCCCGCGGCCTCGGCATCGGCGTGCTGTTCGCTGGCGTGAGCGGTACCGGGAAAACCATGGCCGCAGAGATCCTCTCGCGCGAGCTCGGGCTCGACCTCGTCCGGGTCGATCTGAGCCAGGTGGTGAGCAAATACATCGGCGAGACGGAGAAGAACTTGAGCCGCATCTTCGACGCGGCAGGCGAGGGCGGCGCGCTCCTCCTCTTCGATGAGGCCGACGCGCTCTTCGGCAAGCGGAGCGAGGTCAAGGACAGCCACGATCGGTATGCCAACATCGAGGTGAGCTACTTGCTCCAACGCATGGAAGCGTATCAGGGGCTCGCCATCCTCACCACGAACATGAAGAACGCGCTGGACACCGCGTTTCTGCGGCGGCTCCGGTTCGTCGTGACGTTTCCATTTCCCGACGCGCAGCAACGCGCGGAGATATGGCGACGGGTCTTCCCGCGGAAGACGCCCACCGAGGGGCTGGACTGGCAGAAGCTTGCGCGCCTCAGCGTGACCGGGGGAAACATCCGGAACATCGCGGTGAACGCGGCCTTCCTGGCGGCGGATGCTGGCGACCCCGTGCGGATGGAGCACCTGCGCCGCGCGGCGAGCGCCGAATGCCTCAAGCTGGAGAAGCCGGCGCTCGTCGCGGAGATCGCAGGGTGGGCGTGA
- a CDS encoding DUF4255 domain-containing protein, translating to MSNTFAIANVTAALRNRLFNALQKHTDLAGTAVSTLPPDRANVDDEASRLNLFLYHVVPAASWRNQTSPQQVKPGETGYPPLGLTLHYVVSAFGPEGDDVLAHRMLAVGMAALHEQPLLSPAELKTAEPKSDLDLQVERVRITAQPLTTEEMYKLWSAFQTSYRVSAAYEVSVVLLDSEKPIKAPLPVLSIGSGGGVQPDLLPPYPTLAKIAPATPRGYALLGDTLTLTGHHLADDPASTVLVRFSHRLWTTPIDLSVDAVSATEATVTLPDAPAAWPAGLYTVSVVVTHPSNPTRITNGLPLALAPRILSVPSSPVSRDSEEIALLPLTVSPDIRPGQSVLLLLGTQGIAPPAITAQTDSITFAATSPGTFYLRLRIDGVDSPIVLGGPPPSFDPSLEVTIL from the coding sequence ATGAGCAATACCTTCGCGATCGCCAACGTCACCGCTGCGCTTCGGAACAGGCTCTTCAACGCGCTCCAGAAGCACACCGACCTCGCCGGGACCGCCGTCTCGACGCTCCCGCCGGACAGGGCCAACGTCGACGACGAGGCAAGCCGGCTCAATCTATTCCTCTACCACGTGGTTCCTGCCGCGTCGTGGCGTAACCAGACCTCGCCGCAGCAGGTCAAGCCCGGGGAGACCGGATACCCACCCCTGGGGCTGACCCTGCATTACGTCGTCAGCGCCTTCGGCCCCGAGGGCGACGACGTCCTCGCCCACCGTATGCTCGCCGTGGGCATGGCCGCGCTCCATGAACAGCCGCTTCTCAGCCCGGCCGAGCTCAAGACGGCGGAGCCCAAGAGCGACCTCGATCTCCAGGTGGAGCGGGTTCGTATCACTGCGCAGCCCCTCACGACGGAGGAGATGTACAAACTCTGGAGCGCGTTTCAGACGAGCTACCGCGTCTCCGCCGCGTACGAGGTATCCGTCGTGCTGCTCGACAGCGAAAAGCCCATCAAGGCTCCCCTCCCGGTACTCTCGATCGGATCGGGCGGTGGCGTGCAGCCCGATCTCCTGCCCCCTTACCCCACCCTCGCCAAGATCGCACCGGCGACGCCGCGCGGGTATGCCCTTCTCGGCGACACCCTCACGCTCACGGGCCATCATCTCGCCGACGACCCGGCCAGCACGGTTTTGGTGCGGTTTTCGCATCGACTCTGGACGACACCGATCGATCTGTCCGTCGATGCCGTCAGCGCGACCGAAGCCACGGTCACGCTTCCCGATGCCCCCGCTGCGTGGCCTGCGGGCCTGTACACGGTATCCGTCGTCGTCACCCATCCGAGCAACCCGACGCGGATCACGAATGGGCTTCCTCTCGCGTTGGCCCCCAGGATTTTGTCGGTCCCGTCGAGCCCCGTCAGCCGCGATTCCGAGGAGATCGCATTGCTGCCGCTGACCGTGAGCCCCGACATCCGGCCCGGGCAGTCCGTCCTTTTGCTCCTCGGGACCCAAGGGATCGCTCCGCCTGCAATCACCGCGCAAACGGACTCCATCACGTTCGCCGCCACGTCGCCGGGCACGTTTTACCTCCGGCTCCGCATCGACGGCGTCGACAGCCCCATCGTGCTCGGCGGCCCCCCGCCCTCCTTCGATCCGTCCCTCGAGGTGACGATCCTATGA
- a CDS encoding MFS transporter, producing the protein MSSDLPASREGRRAAFVGFSAATLVVLGIYVGSRRFKDFDTALVPYAAAAAFAACALGYRYAMWLGRPPTYRYFRQTLSLLFTPGKILSRWTALLRGAFRTAGSQRFVYRRSPLRWASHLCLMWGCLLSFAITFPLSFGWIRFETARNSQDVYEAFVFGVRVFRTSLDSPLASLLFNALVGSAGLVIVGVMLALYRRGRDRGVLALQDGAADLVPLVLLFAVSATGLLLTVSTQFMNGYKYDSLSQVHAVTVVLLLLYVPFGKLFHLVQRPTQLGIHVYREVAAAGEQATCVRCGEPFASAMQIADLKRVQAEVGIRYALRAGKHYQDVCPPCRRKNLALLQDGLWRDARRPNAREEA; encoded by the coding sequence GTGAGCTCAGATCTGCCTGCATCGCGCGAGGGGCGCCGAGCGGCGTTCGTTGGGTTCTCTGCCGCAACGCTCGTCGTGCTGGGCATCTACGTCGGCAGTCGCAGGTTCAAGGACTTCGACACCGCGCTCGTGCCCTACGCGGCCGCGGCCGCGTTTGCCGCTTGCGCGCTCGGTTACCGATACGCCATGTGGCTCGGGCGTCCTCCGACGTACCGTTACTTCCGACAGACCCTCTCGCTCCTCTTCACGCCGGGGAAGATCCTCTCTCGGTGGACCGCCCTCCTTCGTGGCGCTTTCCGGACGGCCGGCTCGCAGCGCTTCGTCTACCGCCGTTCCCCGCTACGCTGGGCCTCGCACCTTTGCCTCATGTGGGGGTGCCTCCTCTCGTTCGCGATCACGTTCCCGCTCTCTTTTGGCTGGATTCGGTTCGAGACGGCACGGAACTCACAGGATGTGTACGAGGCGTTCGTCTTCGGCGTGCGCGTCTTCCGGACGAGCCTCGACAGCCCTCTCGCGTCGCTGTTGTTCAACGCGCTCGTCGGCTCGGCAGGGCTCGTGATCGTCGGAGTCATGCTCGCGCTCTATCGGCGCGGGCGCGACCGTGGTGTGCTCGCCCTCCAGGACGGCGCGGCGGATCTCGTGCCGCTCGTCCTGCTCTTCGCGGTCTCCGCGACGGGGCTGCTCCTCACCGTGTCGACGCAGTTCATGAACGGCTACAAGTACGATTCCCTCTCGCAGGTGCACGCCGTGACCGTCGTGCTTCTGCTCCTGTACGTGCCCTTCGGCAAGCTGTTTCATCTCGTGCAGCGGCCGACGCAGCTCGGCATTCACGTGTATCGCGAGGTCGCGGCGGCGGGGGAGCAGGCCACGTGCGTGCGTTGCGGGGAGCCGTTCGCATCCGCGATGCAGATCGCGGATCTGAAGCGTGTGCAGGCGGAGGTGGGTATTCGGTACGCGCTCCGCGCGGGCAAGCATTACCAGGACGTCTGTCCGCCGTGTCGCAGGAAAAACCTCGCCTTGCTCCAGGACGGGCTCTGGCGAGACGCGCGGCGCCCGAACGCCCGCGAGGAGGCTTGA
- a CDS encoding molybdopterin oxidoreductase family protein, with translation MAKLPIARERLIDEFGPHPYSLPPGGFSAVGEPDRVVETHCCFCGQQCGIKLKVKDEKIVGFEPWEEFPFNQGKLCPKGVKRYMQDEHPDRLKTPLVRAEGRGFAPIGWSEAFDRVAQAIRRVQEAHGADSVAVLGGASLTNEKAYLVGKFARVVLGTANVDYNGRLCMVSAAAASKRSSASIARRTPGATSPRPRSSSSPGRTSPSARPSRRITSGGRGRTARRSSCSTRG, from the coding sequence ATGGCGAAGCTGCCGATCGCAAGGGAGCGGCTCATCGACGAGTTCGGCCCGCACCCGTACAGCCTGCCGCCCGGCGGTTTCTCCGCGGTGGGCGAGCCGGATCGTGTCGTCGAGACACACTGCTGCTTCTGCGGGCAGCAATGCGGGATCAAGCTCAAGGTCAAGGACGAGAAGATCGTCGGCTTCGAGCCCTGGGAGGAATTTCCGTTCAATCAAGGAAAACTCTGCCCCAAGGGCGTCAAGCGATACATGCAGGACGAGCACCCGGATCGGCTGAAGACACCGCTCGTGCGCGCCGAGGGTCGGGGGTTCGCGCCGATCGGGTGGAGCGAGGCGTTCGACCGCGTCGCGCAGGCCATCCGACGCGTGCAAGAGGCGCATGGCGCGGATTCGGTTGCCGTGCTCGGGGGCGCGTCGCTGACGAACGAGAAGGCGTACCTCGTCGGCAAGTTCGCGCGTGTGGTGCTGGGCACGGCGAATGTCGATTACAACGGCCGACTCTGCATGGTCTCCGCGGCGGCGGCGTCGAAAAGGTCCTCGGCATCGATCGCGCGGCGAACCCCTGGAGCGACATCCCCAAGGCCGAGGTCATCCTCATCGCCGGGGCGAACGTCGCCGAGTGCGCGCCCATCACGACGGATTACCTCTGGCGGGCGCGGGAGAACGGCGCGAAGATCATCGTGCTCGACCCGCGGATGA
- a CDS encoding molybdopterin oxidoreductase family protein, which yields MAGANVAECAPITTDYLWRARENGAKIIVLDPRMTPIARTADLYIPVRSGGDIGVFNGMLHVMLERGWIDRAFIAEHTTGFSELERIIAKYTPEYAGKIAGIPPKLIVRAAELWGPAKSSFLLHARGIEHHSKGVDNCIAAIHLCVATGRIGKEGSGYAMITGQGNGQGGREQGQKCDQLPGARDIENPAHRKHIASVWGIDEKALPGKGISAMEIFEAIHAGKIKGLFSLCFNPMVSLPNQGFIREALEKLEFFGAVDFFMSETTRHADILLPGSLMEEDTGTTTNVEGRVILHKKVVDPPGEARQDWRILCGLAERLGQGEKFRYGSPQEIFEELRVASRGGIADYAGITYEKIEKNHGVFWPCPSEDHPGTPRLYEGGIFGHADKKAHFQPVEWRPAAEEPDEEYPIVLTTGRVVAHYLSGNQTRRIGGLVRQTPDPYCEMHPRLAQKLGVSDGEPVEVESRRGSLVVRAMIVNTIRPDTVFVPYHWPDERAANRCTIPALDPVSKIPEYKICAVRVRRASDQADARGSGAPDGGLRPKSREGAR from the coding sequence ATCGCCGGGGCGAACGTCGCCGAGTGCGCGCCCATCACGACGGATTACCTCTGGCGGGCGCGGGAGAACGGCGCGAAGATCATCGTGCTCGACCCGCGGATGACGCCCATCGCGCGCACGGCCGATCTTTACATCCCCGTCCGGTCGGGCGGCGACATTGGCGTCTTCAACGGGATGCTCCACGTGATGCTCGAGCGCGGGTGGATCGACCGAGCGTTCATCGCCGAGCACACGACCGGGTTTTCCGAGCTCGAACGGATCATCGCGAAGTACACGCCCGAGTACGCCGGGAAGATCGCGGGGATCCCTCCCAAGCTCATCGTCCGCGCGGCGGAGCTCTGGGGACCGGCGAAGTCGAGTTTTTTGCTCCACGCGCGCGGCATCGAGCACCACTCCAAGGGCGTCGACAATTGCATCGCGGCGATCCACCTCTGCGTGGCCACGGGCAGGATCGGCAAGGAGGGCTCGGGGTACGCGATGATCACCGGCCAAGGCAATGGCCAGGGCGGGCGGGAGCAAGGGCAGAAATGCGATCAGCTCCCGGGCGCGCGCGACATCGAGAACCCCGCGCACCGCAAGCACATCGCATCCGTATGGGGCATCGACGAAAAGGCCTTGCCAGGCAAGGGCATCTCCGCGATGGAGATCTTCGAGGCCATCCACGCCGGCAAGATCAAGGGCCTCTTCTCGCTCTGCTTCAACCCCATGGTCTCCCTGCCGAACCAGGGGTTCATCCGCGAAGCGTTGGAAAAGCTCGAGTTCTTCGGCGCGGTCGATTTCTTCATGTCCGAGACCACGCGCCACGCCGACATCCTCTTGCCAGGCTCGCTCATGGAGGAGGACACGGGCACGACGACGAACGTGGAGGGGCGCGTCATCCTGCACAAGAAGGTCGTCGATCCGCCGGGCGAGGCGCGGCAGGACTGGCGGATCCTCTGCGGCCTGGCCGAGCGCCTCGGGCAAGGCGAGAAGTTCCGATATGGTTCGCCGCAGGAGATCTTCGAGGAGCTCCGCGTCGCTTCGAGGGGCGGCATCGCCGATTACGCGGGTATCACGTACGAAAAAATCGAGAAGAACCACGGCGTGTTCTGGCCGTGCCCGTCAGAGGACCACCCCGGCACACCGAGGCTCTACGAGGGCGGCATCTTCGGGCACGCAGACAAGAAGGCCCATTTCCAGCCCGTCGAGTGGAGGCCCGCGGCCGAGGAGCCGGACGAGGAGTACCCGATCGTGCTCACGACGGGCCGGGTCGTCGCCCATTACCTTTCCGGCAACCAGACGCGGCGGATTGGCGGCCTCGTCCGGCAGACCCCCGACCCGTATTGCGAGATGCACCCGCGGCTCGCGCAGAAGCTCGGCGTCTCGGACGGCGAGCCTGTCGAGGTCGAGAGCCGGCGCGGCTCGCTGGTCGTGCGCGCCATGATCGTGAACACCATCCGACCCGATACGGTGTTCGTTCCTTATCACTGGCCGGACGAGCGCGCGGCGAACAGGTGCACGATCCCCGCGCTCGATCCCGTCTCGAAGATCCCGGAATACAAGATCTGCGCGGTCCGCGTGCGCCGCGCTTCGGACCAGGCGGACGCTCGGGGCTCCGGGGCGCCCGACGGCGGCCTGCGCCCGAAATCCCGAGAGGGGGCGCGTTGA